ATGTCGCTCGGCGGCGAGTTGCCGTCGGTCTGCACGTCGAACGTCTGCGCCGAGGCGATGGGATCGATGCGCCAGTCCCAGGAATTGGGGCCGGTCTTCCACATCTGGAGCTTCACGTCGTGCTTGGTGCCCTGCGAGTCGTACACACCGATCTGCGTCTCCGTCCATGCCTTCTCGTTGATCGGCAGCGCGCGGTCGAGCGGATCGTTGAAGTCGCCCTGGAACACCGGCGACGACGCATTGAGGTTGCCGGCCAGCTTCATTTCCGTGGTCGGCCGCGCCGAGACCTTCTGTCCGAAGGGAAGACGGACGTCCTGGATCCCGTCCTGCAGCATGCCGTTCTCATACATGCGGCCCTGCACGATGAAACCGTTGGCGGGTGAGACGAGCTGACCCAGCGCATCCACCTGGAAGTTGCCGGCGCGTGTGTAGAAACTCTGATTGCCTTTGCGCACCACGAAGAACGAGTCACCCTGGATCGCGACGTCGGTGTTCAGACCGGTCGTTTCGAGATTGCCCTGGTTGAAGATCTGGTCGATGGAACCGATCTGCATGCCGAGGCCGATCTGGATGGGATTGATACCACCCTGATCGCCGGGCGGACGGCTGGCGCCCTGCAGGAGCTGCGCGAAGCCCTCCTTGAAGGTGACGCGGCCCGCCTTGAAGGCGACGGTGTTGACGTTGGCAATGTTGTTGCCGATGACGTCCATGCGCACCTGGTTGTTGCGCAGGCCGGACACGCCGGCATAGAGAGAGCGAAGCATCTGGTTGGGTCCTCGGAGTCAGGTCGCGATCGGGAAGGAATCAGGCGCGGATCTGGATGAGCTGGGACATCGGGACCTGCAATGCGTCGCCGATGATCATCATGGGGTAGCCATTCTCGTACTTCATGCCGGTGATCCGACCGACCGTGTACGTCTTGGCACTCTGAAACAGGCCGCCATCCTTTGCGACGTCGAACTTGTACGTGTACTGCCCCGGTTCGAGTGGCGGATCCCACTCGTAGTCGCCGACGTTGAACGACGACTGTCCGGCTTTCACATGACCGACCACCGCCTGACCGACGGCCTCACCCTTGCTGTTGATCATGGTGATACGGCCGGTGCCTTCCAGCGATCCGGTATCCACGACGATCTGGCCGGTGCCATCCTTGTCGACGAACGCCGTGTTGCCCGTCGTGACGCCGACCTTGCCGACCGTGGCCATCGCCATCTGCCCTTCGATAAGCTGCGCGAGTTCGTCCGCGCGCTCGTTCTGGGTCGCCTCGAGCGAGACGATCGCGTCCTTCATCTCGCCGGTCGCCGTTTTCTGCGCGTCCAGCGACTCGTTCATCTTCAGGAGCTGTTCGACGGTGGAGAACTGCGCGAGCTGCGCCGCCATGTCCTTGCCGTCCATCGGATTGAGCGGATCCTGATTCTTGAGCTGCGCCACGAGCATCTTGAGGAATTCGTCGCGCCCCATGCCTTTCGGATTGGTGGGCAGGGTGCGTTCCGGCGACGGCTCGGCCGCGCCGACCGGGGGCTCCGGATAGTTGGTGCCGTCGGTGTTCGATGTCGTGTTGAACATCGAGCTGTAGCTGTTGCGTACGTCGGCGATCATCACTCGTTCCCGAGGAAGAAGTTCGGACGGCGCTGCCGTCCCTGCTGCTCTTGCCGGTCGTCGCGGGCTTCCGAAGCCTGCTCCCGACGCGATGAATCCTGCTGCCACTCGCGCTGACGTTCTCCCGTCGCACGATCCCGCTGTCCACCACCCTGTCCGTTCGCCGTGCCCTCGCCCGACGAAGCGGCGGTGGTCAACGTCTTGAGCGGATCCCGATCGAGGCCCGCCACGCGCGACGGATCCGTCGTCTCGGTGCGGGCGCCGCTGATGCGTACGGTGTCGCCGTCGAGCCCATGCCGTCCGAGCGCATCCTGCAACTCCGCCGTGCGCAGCCGCAGCCGATCGGCGGTGGCGGCATCCGTGGAGATGTGCGTGCTCACGGTGTTGCCGCGCAGATCGACCGTGATTTTCTCCTGCGTGCCATTGGCGTTGTCGACGTTGAGCGTCATGCGGGCGAGCGGTCCGGCCGGCGCATCGGCGCGCATCTGCTGGATGTCCGACACACGCTGCGCCTGGTCGCTGCCGGCTGTCGGAGAAACGCTCGATGCACGCTCCGTGCCCGTCGTCGCGCCATTCGTGGGGCCGCTCATCGATGCCGCACCG
The sequence above is drawn from the Gemmatimonas aurantiaca genome and encodes:
- a CDS encoding flagellar hook capping FlgD N-terminal domain-containing protein; this encodes MIADVRNSYSSMFNTTSNTDGTNYPEPPVGAAEPSPERTLPTNPKGMGRDEFLKMLVAQLKNQDPLNPMDGKDMAAQLAQFSTVEQLLKMNESLDAQKTATGEMKDAIVSLEATQNERADELAQLIEGQMAMATVGKVGVTTGNTAFVDKDGTGQIVVDTGSLEGTGRITMINSKGEAVGQAVVGHVKAGQSSFNVGDYEWDPPLEPGQYTYKFDVAKDGGLFQSAKTYTVGRITGMKYENGYPMMIIGDALQVPMSQLIQIRA
- a CDS encoding flagellar hook protein FlgE, whose protein sequence is MLRSLYAGVSGLRNNQVRMDVIGNNIANVNTVAFKAGRVTFKEGFAQLLQGASRPPGDQGGINPIQIGLGMQIGSIDQIFNQGNLETTGLNTDVAIQGDSFFVVRKGNQSFYTRAGNFQVDALGQLVSPANGFIVQGRMYENGMLQDGIQDVRLPFGQKVSARPTTEMKLAGNLNASSPVFQGDFNDPLDRALPINEKAWTETQIGVYDSQGTKHDVKLQMWKTGPNSWDWRIDPIASAQTFDVQTDGNSPPSDIPLPTPPSGYEILPDNVRVYSATGVEYNNPGDYSFSAGPPPAVQFTANMPINSQIKIGYFMSPDTATTSENSGTFTFDNAGLLNTNISATLNFAVPGANPVRIDLVLGGGVNGLTQFASTASTAVLRDQNGYTAGTLQNFSIDRFGLITGFFTNGTTSPLARIVLADFNNPSGLLRIGDNMYQESANSGGAVLGFALEGSQSQLTSGALEMSNVDLAQEFTNMIVAQRGFQANGKVVSTSDEMLQELMTIKR